The genomic interval CTTTTCGCTAGGCTTCTCGAAGAACTCGCGGCGCTTCACCTCCCGCAGAATCCCGGCGTTCTCGCATGCCCGGCGGAAACGACGGATGAAGCTCTCGTAGGATTCACCTTCCTTGACTGTAATACCTACCATGACTCGATTGCACCTCCCTTCAAGTCGTTTAAGTGGGATCGGGAAAAGACATGCATGAGGCTAAGTGCCTATCTCTTCATGATACATCTTACCCTAAATCACCCAGCAAGCCCAGAGCCATCGCGGCAACCGTGATTGCCGCGGTCTCTGCTCTCAACCTTCTCGGGCCCAGCGTGAACGGTGCGGCCCCAACGCTCTTCAGCGCTTCGATCTCGGCCGGCTCGAACCCGCCCTCCGGACCCACGACAATCAGGACCGAATGGGCAGCTCGCTTCAAAGCCTTGTCCAGCCCCGTACCGGTTTCGTCCTCATAGGCTACCAGCACCTGGTCGAACTCGCCATCCAGTTTCAGAAGTCGGTCGAACTCGACGGGCGCATCAATCTTCGGCAACACCGTCCTCGTTGAGGACTTCAGCGCTGCGAGCGATACTGCCCGGAGCCGATCGAGCTTCGCCGGGCTCAGCCGGCCGACTGTCCGAGCGCTCAGGAACGGGATAATGCGGCTGACTCCCAGCTCAGTTGTCTGGCTGCACACCTGTGCCAGATGGTCGCCCTTCAGAACTGCCTGCGCGATGGCAACCCGATGCTTCGGCTCCCGCGCGCCTCTCGTATCCGACAGCACACGGCCCACAACCCGGTCTGACCGCACTGCGGTCAGTTCTACCTCGTGCTCGCCTCCGGCTCCATCAACCACGCCGATAACGCTCCCCACCTCGTGTCTCATCACCCGGCTGATGTGCCGTGCCTCAGGGCCAGTGATGGTTAGCATCCCATCCTTCGGCGGGGTCGGCGAGTAATAGAGGTCGTGGGGCATAGTGTGCTAATGACCAATTACCAATTGCCAATGACCAATCAAAGAGGAAATGTCTAAGCGCCAACCGCCGGATCCCTTTGGCATTGGGCCTTGATTAGAAATCAGGAATTGAGACTCGGTCGTTTGCCTCATGCTGGTTTCCTCGGCCCCGGCGTCGGCTCGCTCTTCGACTCGTCGAGCTTCTTGAGAAGGTTCTTTTCGTCACGCGAGAGATGCCTGGGAACGTGGATAACGACACGAACCAGCTCGTCTCCTACTCCGCCGTCGAGATGCTTGATCCCGGCGCCGCGGATGTGCAGAACGGTACCGGACTGCGTGCCGGCCGGAACCTCGAGTTCCTTCTCACCGGAGAGCGTCGGCACCTTCAGCTTGCTGCCCATGACCGCGGTCGCGATGCTGACCGGCACCTCAACTGCAATGTCATCGCCCTGTCTCAGGAAAAGCGGGTGCTCCCGCTCCTCGAATTGCACCAGCACATCTCCGTTGCCGGCCGGGCCATAGTGTCCCTCCCCGTGCAAGGGGAGATAGTGGCCGGCCGAGACTCCGGCCGGGATTCTGACCTTGAGGGTCCTGGGCTTCCTGACCCGCCCCTCGCCGGAGCAGACCTTGCAGGTTTCTTTGACCCGTTCACCCGCGCCACCGCAGTCGGGGCACGGCTGAACCTGGACGAACTGACCCAGAAACGAGCTCGCCCGGTGCTGGACCTGACCCTGGCCGTGGCACGTAGCGCAGGTTTCTTTGCCCCTGCCGCCCGCGCCGGCGCACTCCGGGCACCGCTCGAACCGGTTGAAACTGAGCTCCTTGGTGACCGACTCCGCAATTTCCTCAAGGCCAAGCCGCACTGAAATCCTGATGTCGCCGCCGCGCGCGCGTCGTCGCGACTGCTGCCTGCCGCCGACCAACAGGTCGAACAGGCCGCCGCCACCGCCCATGCCAAAGCCCTGCAGCAGGTCGCCGAAGATGTCGGAGATGTCGTTGACGTGCGTGAAGTCACGCCGGAAATCGAACCCGCCCGGCCCGAACTGCCGGGACACGCCTTCGTGTCCGTACGTGTCGTAAAGCTTCCGCTTGTCCGCGTCGGCCAGGACCTCGTACGCCTCGGAGAGTTCCTTGAACTTCTCTTCGGCCTCAGCCCGGTTGTCGGGATTGCGATCCGGGTGGTGTTCCTTGGCCAGTCGGCGGTATGCGGACTTGACTTCATCCTGGGAGACGCCGCGGCTGATGCCGAGCACCTCGTAGTAGTCGCGCCTCGTAGTGGCCATGGCCCCTAATGACTAATGCCCGATTCCCAATTACCAACGAATGACCAATTGCGCCCGATCAGCGGTTCGGCACACGGGTATTCGTTGGACATTAGTAATCGGTCATGGGGAATTCGCACGGAAAGCTCTGCGGCCTTCAAACGGCGACAGCCGCCGTCCAACACGCCAAAGCCACTATCGAAGGAATGCAGCGTCCGGCTCGCCCCGCTACTTCTTGTCCTCGTCGATGACGGTATAGTCGGCGTCGACCTTCTTGCCGGAATCAGTCTCCGGCTGGGGGCCGGTCGCGCCGGGTTGAGGCCCGGACTCTTTCTGACGGTACATCTCTTCAGCCAGCTTGTAGCTCACCTTCTGTAGTTTCTCTATCGACGTGTCTATCGCCGCCTTATCGTCACCCTTCATGGTCCGGCGCAGGTCCGCGGTCGCCTCCTCGATCGCCTGCTTGTCGGCGGCCGGGACTTTTTCGCCAAACTCTTTCAGGGTCTTTTCGGTCTGGTAGATAAGCGTATCGGCGCGGTTGCGGCTGTCAACAAGCTCGCGTCGCTTCCGGTCATCGGCCGCATGAGCCTGCGCGTCGCCAACCATGCGGTCGACTTCGTCCTTGGCCAGCCCGGAGGAAGCCGTAATCCGGATTGACTGCTCCTTGCTGGTCGCCTTGTCCTTGGCGGTCACGTGGAGAATGCCGTCCGCATCGATATCAAACGTCACCTCGATCTGCGGCGTGCCGCGCGGAGCCGGGGGAATGCCCGAGAGCTCGAACCGGCCCAGCGTCCGGTTGTCCCCAGCCAGCTCGCGTTCGCCCTGCAGCACGTGAACCGTCACCGCCGGCTGTCCGTCCTCGGCGGTAGTGAACACCTGGCTCTTCCGGGTGGGAATCGTCGTATTCCGGTCG from bacterium carries:
- the dnaJ gene encoding molecular chaperone DnaJ, coding for MATTRRDYYEVLGISRGVSQDEVKSAYRRLAKEHHPDRNPDNRAEAEEKFKELSEAYEVLADADKRKLYDTYGHEGVSRQFGPGGFDFRRDFTHVNDISDIFGDLLQGFGMGGGGGLFDLLVGGRQQSRRRARGGDIRISVRLGLEEIAESVTKELSFNRFERCPECAGAGGRGKETCATCHGQGQVQHRASSFLGQFVQVQPCPDCGGAGERVKETCKVCSGEGRVRKPRTLKVRIPAGVSAGHYLPLHGEGHYGPAGNGDVLVQFEEREHPLFLRQGDDIAVEVPVSIATAVMGSKLKVPTLSGEKELEVPAGTQSGTVLHIRGAGIKHLDGGVGDELVRVVIHVPRHLSRDEKNLLKKLDESKSEPTPGPRKPA
- the rpsU gene encoding 30S ribosomal protein S21, coding for MVGITVKEGESYESFIRRFRRACENAGILREVKRREFFEKPSEKKKRKQAESRRRAFRRRQQDDN
- a CDS encoding RsmE family RNA methyltransferase translates to MPHDLYYSPTPPKDGMLTITGPEARHISRVMRHEVGSVIGVVDGAGGEHEVELTAVRSDRVVGRVLSDTRGAREPKHRVAIAQAVLKGDHLAQVCSQTTELGVSRIIPFLSARTVGRLSPAKLDRLRAVSLAALKSSTRTVLPKIDAPVEFDRLLKLDGEFDQVLVAYEDETGTGLDKALKRAAHSVLIVVGPEGGFEPAEIEALKSVGAAPFTLGPRRLRAETAAITVAAMALGLLGDLG